In Roseimicrobium gellanilyticum, one genomic interval encodes:
- a CDS encoding SRPBCC family protein, translating into MSSKRASLSTALAIRPVIVSRVIPAPQEMVYEAWTQAEQLMRWWGANGLTTPECKIDLRPGGVFYYCMQSPDGTDYRCKGIYQEVTESERLVFTNSFVDAKGDPARHPDLPDWPRETLIHVTFTPHEDGTRITLQQAVSKADEAETEGFERGREGAQEFWAMTLDCLADNLAHA; encoded by the coding sequence CCTCTCTCAGCACCGCACTGGCCATTCGTCCTGTCATCGTTTCACGCGTGATCCCTGCGCCACAAGAAATGGTCTACGAGGCATGGACCCAGGCGGAGCAACTCATGCGCTGGTGGGGTGCCAATGGACTGACCACCCCCGAGTGCAAAATCGATCTGCGTCCCGGCGGCGTCTTTTATTATTGCATGCAATCACCTGATGGCACGGACTATCGGTGCAAGGGTATCTACCAGGAAGTCACCGAGTCTGAGCGGCTGGTATTCACCAACAGCTTCGTCGATGCGAAAGGCGATCCTGCACGGCATCCCGACCTTCCAGACTGGCCACGCGAAACACTGATCCACGTGACCTTCACCCCGCACGAAGATGGCACCCGTATCACACTACAGCAGGCCGTGTCCAAGGCAGACGAGGCGGAGACGGAAGGCTTCGAGCGCGGTCGCGAAGGCGCGCAGGAGTTCTGGGCCATGACCCTGGATTGCCTCGCGGACAACCTGGCGCACGCCTGA
- a CDS encoding DoxX family protein — MNAPATTSKAMYWTGWVLSILPLPLMIMGGIMKVTKNPQVVEGFQKAGHPVDLATPIGIIELVCVAIFLFPRTAVLGAILLAAYLGGAVCSHVLNQDPLMNSLMPAIFGVVLWLGLWLRDARLRALLPFTSKV, encoded by the coding sequence ATGAACGCCCCTGCCACCACCTCGAAAGCCATGTACTGGACCGGATGGGTCCTGAGCATCCTTCCTCTGCCGCTTATGATTATGGGCGGCATCATGAAAGTAACCAAGAACCCACAAGTCGTGGAGGGGTTCCAGAAAGCCGGACACCCGGTGGACCTCGCCACCCCCATTGGCATCATCGAACTGGTGTGCGTGGCCATCTTTCTATTTCCTCGCACTGCGGTTCTGGGCGCCATCCTGCTGGCGGCATATCTGGGCGGCGCCGTATGCTCCCACGTCCTGAATCAGGATCCGCTCATGAACTCCCTGATGCCTGCCATCTTTGGCGTGGTCCTTTGGTTGGGCCTCTGGCTGCGTGATGCCCGCTTGCGTGCGCTGCTTCCCTTCACCAGCAAGGTGTAA